TCTGAATTAACCTTTTTAAGTGCTGTTTACTGTATTCATCTCTGCAATCCAACCCCTTTgaaatgtacatcttgagctatgcttacgtttGTTCACCAAACACTTTTTACATTCTTAGCCTTTCAATGTTAACATCTGAAAGTACATGTTTCTGTGATATTTCTGTAGTTAGCAGTCATgtgtttgaatatatttacatattataatgtattttttgtatttcacaTAAGTCATtaccaatttacatttttacttatgtactatattatataaatttaaacatttgttttattttattttgtttaggatGTTTCGAAGTATGAAACTCTAAACTATTTATCAAACTGGATTACTACtaaagcattttataatatttaatcaattttttatcataaagttttgattttttataacatttttaaaaacctgtTAAAGTTTGGTTGTGCCCTTTTAAATTTTAGGTAACATTAAATGCCTTTTAAATTGGCTTTACAAGTCTAGAATATAGTGCTCCTTTACACAAAGTTTGTGGAGAAGTCACACCTATTTTAATTGTCACTTGTCATAAAGAGTGAAAAGATTCAGATCACTGAATATTTCCGCATCAAGTTTATATGGCTTCCACAGAAATTAAGAAACATAATCTTACCTCAATGACAACTGCAGAGGGATGTTCTGATTTCAACCGATCGACATAAGGTAAAGGTCTGACTGGTATTGTTACAAGTAGCACTCTGTTCTCACAGAAAATCTGTTTAACTTTATTACTGAAGTCTTTACTGAATAATTCCATTTTTCCAATCTCATCAATGATTCCAACTCCAGTTTCCTGAAAAAAGTTGAAAAGTGCTGAAACATGTACACCATTTGCATCTTTGCTCCTGCAAACATTCAAATGTTCTGCCATACTTTTCCAGATTCTGACCATTACATAAAAACCAAAAAGCAATTGTTTGGAAGCTTGCATTGATTCTTTTCCTCTAGatgtaaaagttacatttttgcatatataattatatttttgtgtagcTAAACAGACAATATGaagtaatgttaaaaaatctGAATTAGTGGTGAATCCATTggagaaaatatataataggtaTGTAACCATTTGGATGTCAACATAACCTCTTTCATTGTATAACAAGGTTCCTTGTGCGCAAAAGACTTACACTTAATTTGTAGTTCAAAATAACATTCCCAACTCAATAAAATTTGGTTTACCCCAGAAATCCATTCTTGAGCCCACTATATTTTcattgtgatttaaataaaatttacttaaaactgaCAATCAATACAATacgtaaacaattttataatctttTGTGTCCAAAAACAACAACACAGTAAGAAATTGAATGTTATTAAACCTGTTTGGTAACTCCAACCAGTTTTTAACCAAAAATCTCTCACTTTGAGTCTCATACGTCAACGGTTGTTTAATGTACATAACTACTGTTTCTCTGTTTAGTGGATATCCAGCCGTGCTAATGAGAGTGAGAGATAACTGTctctccttgttgttttacaatagcagttaaaaaagtgtgaaaaaattgaaaatcacAAGTTGTCAGTGTAGTCAGTAATATGGTTGTAattggctaagcacaataaaacCAATTGAGAATTatcgccaactctgtgaagtttatgggaacaatgtgattactgaaggtggagtgcgtcggtttaaaaatggctgaaCTAATGTGCACGATGACGAACAAAGTGGATGGCCAAGCATTGTGActgatgaaattgtctctaaagtcgatgagaagattaaagaaaaccgctgattcacaataacagaactctcgCTTAGTTTTCCTCAAACTTCAAGGAGTTTCTTACACAAAATTGCTACACAGAAGTTAGGTTCCCACAATTTTTCTGCAAGATAGGTACCAAAAATCTTAACAGAAGCCCATTAAAATCAGCATATGACTGTTTCATTGACATTTTCGGACACTTACGAAAAATATGGTGACTCAATTACAGGAGACGAGACTTGGGTAAAACACTTGAATTGTGAAACCAAATTACAGTCTATGAAGTGGGGGCACACACACGATGTGGAACTGCGGGGGGATGTGACTATCTGGTTGAAGTCTCAGACGGCAAAACTTTATaacgctggaatttcaaaactagttcaccgctACGATAAGTGCCTAAATGtgtatggtgactatgttgaaaaatagtagtttagggtcactttcaaatgtatataatacaatcttttcttgtactttgttttttgtttgtatcCAAACATGATCTACTTTCTGGTTAGTCCTATCAATGAaaatttttcatactttttattgCCGAGaaacttaaaacatatattgCTCTACAAACTAAATCATGGACACCTTAAAAGACTTGATTGGgtattttataagtacaaaaaGTTAGAATTGTATTTTCTACAAATTTGGTAGTTATGTTTTTGTACATTATCCAGCTTTGTTCAGTTACCCTATATATTCTTGAAAGGATCATCTGTTGAAAATCTGTACAGATGTTCAGGTCATTAGTGTTAACTTTTTTCATGTCACAATATTGGCCAAGAATAAGAGATGAATTGTTACTGCCACATTGACAGCTTCACTACCAGCTAGGATTTCACTTGGATTGTAACACTGACTGTTTCTGTATTGTTCTTATATGTACTCACAGACTTGGCCAACAAGGGCAACACTGCTTGCTCAAAGGATGGTATATTCACTGCATACTGACCCACTATTGGTCCATTATGTCGTACTCCTGGTTCACTGGAAATGAAATCACATTTCAATTTACAAATGGGAATTTGTTTAATACAGAGCCAATGTATTTTATTGaggtactaaattaaatatattctttattgagaacaaaatttaccctgagttaaaaaaaatctatttatatgttcCAACCATGAAGTAAAAAATCCCAttgtgatatttataataaataagaagatGAGTCTTGTATTATAAAGATGAATCtagttaacaaaaattattaatatcttaaaaacaagaTACAAATTTAGACAAATCCCAAAGTAAAATCAAACATTTCCAaccttttgacgtgacaacgtcttaaattaggttgcggctcggagtcactcatgaaaaagtgtaacgcccggtaacgttacgatgcccgtccagtgggtccgccgcacgggatccgcacgggataaagcagataactgtgggtccgccgcacgggataaagcagataactatgtttattcgtgaaaatgtggagtgcttagattcgtcatttacaacaactacaacaataaaggtaaataattgtacactgatatttcattatcgtaaactatgattcattgattaattgttagattgacacaaaagttgagaaactgagtttataggttatgtcatactattgacaaatgttgatagtgttaagtaaattattagtttaaatcactctgcaatcaatcgtaattcagtcgattgagaagaaacagcgcatattgctagtcaaacatttaaaataacaaattataacctctaacctgtcataacagtgcgaccaaacaaacgaactaaaccgaccaatcaccacgcgcgaagttagaatttaactgtgtttagcaagaatttcaaattccaattttagtaaatgttttattcaactttaccatttacaataacaaattttaattaatttcaaattatgtacaatgttttagtaaacaaaatatatttctatagttaaaatttgtgcaattcttattttcattcaattccttgttcctattgtgcaatttaataatattcatatcaataaatattctaccgagaaaaagacgttgtcacgtaaaatcttcgcccgtaaaaccgactttacaggcaaccataattttttattttgatgactTATTTGAAACAAATGATTCCTATGCactttttaagagaaaaatatcaaaaatgtgACACAAAAGTAAATTAACACACTTGGCACATTACTTAAGACATCACACACAAGCACTATGTACTTTCAGTTTGGACTCTTTTAACATCaaagatgttataaatatttaaaacacgtaTACTTTAAATTAGTTCAATAAGGCAAATATCAATTAACTgtgttactaaaattaatatattaaattagatttttaagagACTAACAGTTTTGTGATCAAATCAAAAGTAGGTCATTTGAAACACAAATTAAACAGATTAAAATACACATGAGTGAGGTAcagaattaaaagtattattaatgtaattaaagttatattattaataacttacaacagtttttttatttacaaatttttaagaaaaaataacataCACAGACAGATAAATACATGTTAAAGACCCATGGTTACATTTAGACTTCACTTCTTTTTGTATAGGAAATTATTGTGAAGTTTATGAGaaaagttaataaactattacaaCATTTCTCCTAACAGAATTCTTGCTAGCACAGCTCACTGTCCGTCGAGCGTAACTACAGGAAATTATTGTGAAGTTTatgaaaaaagataaaaacttcctgtttatatacaacatttcTCCTTACAGAATTCTTGCTAGCACAGCTCGCTGTCCGTCGAGCGTAACAACATCAAATCCCTGACGTCTTCCTCTCACTCTCAACTCTTCAGTGTAGAATCCATAGACTGGAATATTCAGTTTCTTCAAAGATCCACAAACCTTTTCCACCAGTGTGGTTTTTCCACAACCTAAAagaataatatactgtatatagttaaagaaatattaagaTAGCTTTAACCAATACAGTACTAAATTATTGCATTGCTGTATATATTAGTATAAAGTCAGAGAAAAACTTTAAGAATTTGAGATAATCAAGTGTGAgtaacaatttttgttaatttgaaagACTAATCATAGAGTGTTTATCATAGCAGCTTATGTGAAATtcagtttaatgtttttattgtctTTGATAATGACTTAATATTTATGTCTTACTTAGATCCATTATTGAGACTTGTGAATCACTACTGAACTGAGTATCATGAATCATTCCAATACTGGTTTAATGTCACGCAAGTTTTGTGACAAATTCGTGtagtaaagtatatttattctttatagtCTTTTCTTGATAAtcatcaatttaaatttagtggCCTATTCTTTTTAAGAGCCAGATAATCCAATCTTTTGACACAATTTCAGGGATAGTTCACAGAGGAGCTGTCAAAATCGCAGGAATTAGGACAGGGTTTTGCTTGAGACAAAATTATGCACAGATCGCACTCTTTTAAACACTAGTGTCCACATTTGTACATGCAGGTAATGTTTGATGTCTTTTCACACATTTGGTTCATGAACAAAAtatggttataaatttaattaaatcaacttcTCTTAAAAATCAtgctttttatattgtaaatagatGAAAGACTTTTTCATGAGTATTAAATCCTCTACAgtacaaattacagtagaggatttaaaacacaagacaaacacattaaagatattaaatgacaaacactctacactacagctgaaaagaaacaaacaacgaataggaagagtggttccggaggaggaaaggaaattacgctcggaaaggatgaagaaatattgggtggataaaagaagaaagactagaaaatataaagtgactaaagtggtccaatgtaggccataaaattataaataaataaataaatagatgaaaGATTGGTTCATttaaatcagaaatattttgttttacttttaaggATTATGTTATGAAAAagaagacaaacatatttttagttgaaaGGTAATAAATGACAGTTAATATATGTATCAGGAAGTTTTGTAAGGGAAATCTAGATTAAGTAATAATGGTCTtgagatattttcaaaactaaatctaCAATTTAGCTGGATACTGTAAACTGGGCTCTAATAAGTTTGTTTCTCTGCCATTATCTTCGTTTCCATATTTATGATCACTATCCATTAGTATACTTTCTGTGAATTGTATGGCTATCTAATAGGACACAATCttaaattttacatcaataaTCTTAAATCTTGGACTGTATTATTCCATTTATTGACATAgatttataataagtatatatctAACTAGTTATCATTTTTTTCtcatataaaaattgaaaaaactctATTAAAAACCTTCATTGAAACACACAATTCTTAAACTTTTGAGTACAAGATAAAaacgtataaattttaaaattaattagatgaATATGAATGATACTGGTATTTTATGaatgatataaaattttgcaaccaaaaataaacttaagtcaTATGGCAAACTGTTTAGcatatttttatggaataaaattcAAGAGGCCTTTTATAGCCACGTTAAGACCAAGACCTCGAAGGtaatattatttgtctttttaaatcttaattttataacaaaaatgttcaaCAGCTTGGTTTGTTACATGTTTTTGATGATAGTAAAGATTCATCACTATCATCAATCTTATGATGatcattgtattaataaattacaacgGCACTACAAGTACATATTTTAAGGCTTTATAAGGGGGTATAAATTGTTCCATACCTATATATCAACCTAATTTTTAGATAATACTCGCAAATCACAAAATTACCTGGTGGACCAGTGAGTAGAAACTGtctagtttttttattcatattcacaatttggtttttaacGCTTGTTTGTTATGGGTGTACTTGACCATGAATCctgaaaacaaaaacacatagATAATTTCAGTTTTGTaccatacaattataaaaatctttacttgCATTTTAACCCATAGCACATAGTAAAGCAGACTGATGTAAATGTGAGTTGTTCTGTTCAGTAACATTGTATAGTTATTTAGCActtttaagacataaaaaattgTGTACCACAGCTAGTTATTATATTGTGAGTTCCTTTATTACACTAAAGGTGGACTAGTTGTTTTACATGTGAAATGTGCTTTTCACTCTTACATTATACCTGTTCAGCACTCTAAGGGATAAATAAAAGAACTCCTGTTTTAAAATGAACACCATTggataaattaatacaaataaactttacAACTAAATAAATCAATCTACTTTTGTTGTAATATTCGTAATGGTGTAGATTTAATAATCAACCATTTTATTTCTAGATTagattttatacacttttatgtCAATTATGTGCAATGGTCAGACTTGAATATGGAAATaagctttactttattttttataaaaaagccattttatgtattaaatatttttaaagtaaaaaacagaATGTATAGTTTATGTAATCACTATAAAAAGTGTTGAAGAAATTTATTCTTTCTTACACTTTTTTAAACGTAACTAAACTGCTTAATTTTAGATCAGgtgcacaaaaaattattttaatccacATTTAAGTGGCTCGTAAAATAGCAGAAACAAACCATCTTTCAGTACTACTCCCACTGTTATTTTCAGTCACATATTTTGTTCTTTccattgaaatatatgttttgtgcAATCAACACAATTTCAACAGTACAATATTCAGTGGTGTAACTAAGACTTGGCTTTGAGGGGTACATATCAGCTGATTGAAGAGCACACTACACAGAGAGATATTGAATACACCTACATTTAAATTAGATAGGCCTAATTACAAGTAAAACGTTTAATGGCCGCATTTCAAACAAGTGAGATTGCTGTTGactgaatatttttcttaatttttagggctCTTGTGGAGGGTTTTATCTTCCTCATCCTCGCAAAATTACCCCACTGACACTATTCCTTAAAGGGAGCTTTATTTTAGCTCTAAGGTTAAAAATGGTACTAAGGAAGATTTAGTATTCATTCACTACTCTGGAAGTATTGGCCTAGCAACCCCATTGTGCTCTCCTTCTACATAAATGTAAATATCGAACAAGTCATCATAACttgaatagaaattaaataagagGCATCAACTATATTCTATGTAGAAtcacaaaccaaatttattaaaaaacggaAAATACAGAACTTTTTCTAAAGACatgttaactttaaaataatggaaCTTGTATTGTAAGGGGTAAAAGAGTTTAATCCaaaactcaataaattaaaattaatttaaatatgacaaTAAGTAATTAGTGTTCTTAATGTAAAGTACAGCTGGACTGAAAATTGAAGAACATGAATTCTAGAATTTCATGTTGATTCATAAATAGAATAGTTCAAGATAATCTCATATAAATATAGCTTATATATCTATATTTGGAGTGTTCGCAACTGATTAACTCAGCATTAGTGAACTAAgagatttgttataaaaaatactctCCACTATTATGTACTTGAAACTGCtctacaagaaaataaaacagaatttgttaaattaaagttgaaaacaatGATCCTCTCAGCAACTTTCATTTCAGCGTTTGAAAGTGCGCCGAATTGTACATTCAATTAATGGGAATATGTGAGAATATCAATTGTTAGTAACCCACATATGAATGAAGTGATTGTACCTAACTGTTCCTTGAAGTCTGTAGTATACATAAAAAGATCTTTATCTTATACTATTTAGGCCTACCTGTAGAATGTGTAGTACACTATCATGTTCTTCCAACACTTTATCAACTTAGAGAAAGTAATAGTTTTTCCCAGATCATCTTTTTTTAGCTTGTCACACTTGAAAAAACCgtcatacacataaataaatgctaaatccgcatcagctaaccatatacagatcCTTGAAAGTTCTGACTTTGTctttttatctagttgtctgacggtgaaaatactattatttatgtggctgacttttaattatattaaggtAGGAAAAATATATGAGAAATAATTATCTTCTAATCAAACCATTTCATACCCTCTTATTTCGACCTACATCAAATTTAGCATGGCAGACAaccaatttctttcttaggaaacatttctttattgatttcaagaaCGACCACGTTTTGTCCTTATATAACACAAATTACCTTTCAGACTCTATAGACTATAAACcaagaaaatatgatttttaataatagtggtaccaatttttattgttgtctagAGATCTTAAATAATAATGACTGAGatcaaatttaatcttaaatgGAAGCAAGTATTTGTAAAATACCAGTAATGTAACAAAGTGTTGTCCGAGGATGACTTTTGCTACTGCAGTAAAATAGGAACTTAGGTTCTACGATAAAAATAGGTGAATCTTTGAATCTTTTACTTATTGACTTCCCTGTGCTCTGCAATTTCGTTCTTCTAGTGCCTATGACGGcgggtcaaatttaattaataagtagTAAGAAAAGTAGTTACATCAATtgactataaacattttattattacttgctatgttttataatacattaatataacatattattgtgtataaaatagtATATCAATATAGTATACACTCATACGGATCATGTTGCAATTCAAGTGACCAAGGGTTTGTCTTTGTTAAGagtgttgaaaaataatttatctgctGGTGTACTATGctcatatttttagttatttaaggTATGGAATTACTTTATGAGAACGTTCTCCATGGTCAAAAGactctttattttacaaatacaggctttcagaataatttgtaatattcctTCCCATGTACATTGTAAACCACATTTTATCAAACTTGGGAGTTATTACACTGCCATCTATGTATatcttttatcttttttgttgttTGTGAAAAGTAATATAGTTAATTTTCAGGATCATACTGCTGTACATAATCATGATACTAGAAACAAACATAGGCTAATAAATTATAGGTGTACATACAGCTTGACCCAGAAGAGCTTTCAGTATCTgggtattaaattttataatgttttatcatgTAATATTCAGGTTATACCTCTGAACTTATTCAAccaatgtataaaacaatattattaaagaactGTATCTACAGTGTAGAGAAATATTTTGGCTTAAATGACTTTGTCTAAAAATACCTAATGTAATATCTTCTAACCTTTGTCATACttgttaaaataatgtgattGACAAATAAAGCttgattgattgatatattaatcttaataatgttattgtaaagaaatttaaagttatttttttagtttataaaaaatgtacaaatagaTTTTCCATAAAGGATAATGGGATTTTGAGCAAGAGTTACTGAAACACACTTCaagaaaactaaacaatttaacatCGACCAACAGGTTAAGAACTAATATTCTTTTCATGTAGAGGAGCAAACGTTGACCTTGCTTGTGCCGAACCAACACTACCATGCTGCTAATCTGACTCTCAGGTTACTAAGATGTTAAAGATATATGACAGAACAGATGGCATGCAGTTACTGCCCTGAACTTTAAAGCATATAAATCAGCCAAAacttttaagacatttttataacTCTCAGGgctgaaaaaaacataaatgtaactttaaataaatcaactaaataatttcttgtaattttattatacaacCAAGGAATTCTGGTTTCAAATCTTCCCTTAAACAGTTAAGTAAATCAATTTGATAAAATGAGTAACAATCACATAATTTtccaatgtaatttttatttttgttgttgcaatttttattttgtgcatgGTCTTTTGAGATCAATGATTTAATCTTCAGATAATTCCACAAACAAGATGaaatcattaattttgaaaggcctgccaaaaaaataaaaaacattggaaacttGTATGATCTTTACTAGTGTTGTACCAAAATGTTCCAATTGCTCCACGAATCTTCAAGGTAACTAatttatatacacaatatttgtggtatgtttaaaaattaaacttagctTTATAGCAAAAGTCCTAATTCTTAtgctatgtatattatatttgtttataaatacgctaattttaatGCCAACATGTTAATCAGCAATTCCACAATGTTCTACTATTTTAACTGCGGATATTAAAAACCATTACATAAgtgatattttacaaaacattatcttACAAGGTAGGaaaacttcataattttaaaatacatttaatgaaaatttacggcataaaatgttaaatcttgagtatataaaaaaaaaaacaggtaaatGGAATTTATAGGGTTGAAATCAACAAGCACATATTTAATAAGGTTAACTtcatttatttacacttttttctttttcctttgAACATTAGGTGACCTAGGTGgagatgtattttttatttcctccaaGACAGCAGGTACTTGTTCCAGAATCTGTTTATCATCTAATGCACAGTCGTGATCTACCCAGTactcttttagtttgtttatcaCTCTTGCAGTATTCCGATCCACTGGAACacattgtaaacattatttttgttattcacatataaataagtttgtttaatttaaatggtatttttgGACTGCATT
The Homalodisca vitripennis isolate AUS2020 chromosome 1, UT_GWSS_2.1, whole genome shotgun sequence DNA segment above includes these coding regions:
- the LOC124352969 gene encoding cancer-related nucleoside-triphosphatase-like, coding for MNKKTRQFLLTGPPGCGKTTLVEKVCGSLKKLNIPVYGFYTEELRVRGRRQGFDVVTLDGQRAVLARILEPGVRHNGPIVGQYAVNIPSFEQAVLPLLAKSETGVGIIDEIGKMELFSKDFSNKVKQIFCENRVLLVTIPVRPLPYVDRLKSEHPSAVVIEVNGNNRDTLEPQLTKMIVDAING